In Achromobacter spanius, the following proteins share a genomic window:
- a CDS encoding MurR/RpiR family transcriptional regulator, with protein MPLPSHLIPTLQEKLEDLPPELQRAAHWVVAHPAEVGLWSMRRQAQALGVAPATMLRLARALGVAPATMLRLARALGYASYEAFRQPFQQALAGHQGEPGLRDRAAALQAAAGDPAAPGHDVLTDYQIQAMRSVCALNPAAEFDAAVQTLLNARQVGFLGTRSAFGIAFQMRYAYQLVRRNSVLIDGLGGAPAEQADNLDAGDALIVISQAPYPTATVHLARQAAQRGVALIALTDDPLSPLAVEARHTLRFAPPDRDGVRAQPARQGPGSFFHTTAGLLGLAEHLIARLTARGGADVLNRLTEVEERLRADNVYWTAPASRRPG; from the coding sequence ATGCCCCTGCCTTCCCACCTGATACCAACCCTGCAAGAAAAGCTGGAGGACCTGCCCCCGGAGCTGCAACGCGCGGCACATTGGGTGGTGGCGCATCCCGCAGAGGTTGGACTGTGGTCCATGCGCCGGCAGGCGCAAGCGCTGGGCGTGGCGCCCGCCACCATGTTGCGGCTGGCGCGGGCGCTGGGCGTGGCGCCCGCCACCATGTTGCGGCTGGCGCGGGCGCTGGGCTATGCCAGCTATGAAGCATTTCGTCAGCCTTTTCAACAGGCTCTTGCCGGTCATCAAGGCGAGCCCGGGCTGCGCGACCGCGCTGCCGCCTTGCAGGCCGCCGCCGGCGACCCCGCCGCCCCCGGCCACGACGTGCTGACCGACTACCAGATCCAAGCCATGCGCTCGGTGTGCGCGCTGAACCCGGCAGCGGAATTTGATGCAGCAGTACAGACCTTGCTGAACGCGCGCCAGGTCGGCTTTCTGGGGACCCGCTCGGCGTTTGGCATTGCGTTCCAGATGCGCTACGCCTACCAACTGGTGCGCCGCAACAGTGTGCTGATAGACGGCCTGGGCGGAGCCCCCGCCGAGCAGGCTGACAACCTGGATGCCGGCGACGCGCTGATTGTCATTTCCCAAGCCCCCTACCCGACCGCCACCGTGCACTTGGCCCGCCAGGCGGCGCAGCGCGGCGTCGCGCTGATTGCGCTAACCGATGACCCGCTGTCGCCGTTGGCGGTGGAAGCCCGTCACACACTGCGATTCGCGCCTCCCGATCGCGACGGCGTCCGAGCCCAGCCCGCGCGCCAGGGTCCCGGCTCGTTCTTCCATACCACCGCCGGCCTGTTGGGCCTGGCCGAACATCTGATTGCCCGCCTGACCGCCCGTGGCGGCGCCGACGTGCTGAACCGCCTGACCGAAGTCGAAGAGCGCCTGCGCGCCGACAACGTTTACTGGACCGCCCCCGCCTCGCGGCGGCCGGGCTGA
- a CDS encoding aspartate aminotransferase family protein, whose product MSQTHVMHRSLRQTPPVAVRGQGVWVHDSAGRAYLDGSGGAAVSCLGHNHPDVQAAMHAQIDALAYAHTSFFTTEVAERLAERLVADAPEGISHAYFVSGGSEAVEAALKMARQYFVEIGQPQRRHIVARRQSYHGNTLGALAVGGNAWRRAQFAPLLIDVEHVSPCYAYRDQQAGESAEQYGERLALELEQTFERLGPDTVMAFVAEPVVGATSGAVTAVPGYFRRIREVCDRHGVLLIADEVMCGMGRTGTLYAVEQEGIVPDLITIAKGLGGGYQPIGAVMAQRRIVDAMQQGSGFFQHGHTYLGHAIACAASLAVQDVIRRDKLLERVREQGAGLRQRLEQTFGAHPHVGDIRGRGLFMGIELVQDRATKQTFDPALTLHARIKREAMAQGLMVYPMGGTIDGRHGDHVLLAPPFIISDDELDQLTQRLAGAIDAAIGQARGAH is encoded by the coding sequence ATGAGCCAGACACACGTCATGCATCGTTCCCTACGTCAGACCCCGCCCGTGGCCGTACGCGGCCAGGGCGTATGGGTCCACGACAGCGCCGGCCGCGCCTATCTTGACGGCTCGGGCGGCGCGGCCGTGTCCTGCCTGGGGCATAACCACCCCGACGTCCAGGCCGCCATGCACGCCCAGATCGACGCGCTGGCCTATGCCCACACCAGCTTCTTCACGACCGAGGTTGCCGAACGCCTGGCCGAGCGCCTGGTGGCCGATGCGCCGGAAGGCATCTCGCATGCGTACTTTGTGTCGGGCGGATCCGAAGCCGTCGAGGCCGCCTTGAAGATGGCCCGCCAGTACTTTGTGGAAATCGGCCAACCGCAGCGCCGTCATATCGTGGCGCGCCGCCAGAGCTACCACGGCAACACGCTGGGCGCGCTGGCGGTGGGCGGCAACGCCTGGCGCCGCGCGCAATTCGCGCCGCTGCTGATCGACGTCGAACACGTTTCGCCCTGCTACGCCTATCGCGATCAGCAAGCCGGTGAAAGCGCTGAACAATATGGCGAGCGCCTGGCGCTTGAACTGGAGCAGACCTTTGAACGGCTGGGGCCGGACACCGTAATGGCCTTCGTGGCCGAGCCGGTGGTGGGTGCGACGTCCGGCGCCGTCACGGCCGTTCCGGGTTACTTCCGGCGTATCCGCGAAGTCTGCGACCGCCATGGGGTGCTGTTGATCGCCGACGAAGTGATGTGCGGCATGGGGCGCACCGGCACGCTCTACGCGGTAGAGCAAGAGGGCATCGTGCCCGACCTGATCACCATCGCCAAAGGCTTGGGCGGCGGCTATCAACCCATCGGCGCCGTGATGGCGCAGCGGCGCATCGTGGACGCCATGCAGCAAGGCAGCGGCTTCTTTCAACACGGCCACACCTATCTGGGCCACGCCATTGCCTGCGCCGCCTCGCTTGCCGTGCAGGACGTGATCCGCCGCGACAAGCTGCTGGAGCGCGTGCGCGAGCAAGGCGCGGGCTTGCGGCAGCGGCTGGAACAGACATTTGGCGCGCACCCGCATGTGGGCGATATCCGCGGACGCGGGCTGTTCATGGGCATCGAGCTGGTGCAGGACCGGGCCACCAAGCAGACGTTCGACCCGGCCTTGACGCTGCATGCGCGCATCAAGCGCGAAGCCATGGCGCAGGGGCTGATGGTCTACCCGATGGGCGGCACCATTGATGGCCGCCACGGCGATCACGTGCTGCTTGCGCCGCCCTTCATTATTTCCGACGACGAACTGGACCAATTGACGCAACGCCTGGCTGGCGCCATCGACGCCGCCATTGGACAAGCACGCGGGGCACATTAA
- a CDS encoding TAXI family TRAP transporter solute-binding subunit — protein sequence MTTSVKHPLGHRNAWTLAAAGLATALLSTAPAPAAAQQKFVSIGTGGVTGVYYAAGGAICRLVNKDRATHGIRCSVESTGGSVFNANTIKAGELDLGVVQSDVGFNAYNGEGQFKQAGPFTKLRSVFSIHPEPFTVVTRKDANIKTFEDLKGKRFNVGNPGSGTRSSMEELLATMGWTMKDFALASELRPDEHGSAVCDGKIDGFFYGVGHPSANIQDPTTSCGAKLVSLTGPAVDALVKKYPYYAYATIPAGLYPNNPNETKTYGVTATFVTSADVPDATVYTVVKAVFDNFDDFKKLHPAFANLKPADMVKNGLSAPLHPGAEKYFKEKGLL from the coding sequence ATGACCACGTCCGTCAAACACCCATTGGGCCATCGCAACGCCTGGACGCTCGCCGCGGCGGGCCTGGCCACGGCTTTGCTGTCCACGGCGCCGGCACCCGCCGCCGCCCAACAGAAGTTCGTCAGTATCGGCACGGGAGGCGTCACGGGCGTCTACTACGCCGCGGGCGGCGCCATCTGCCGCCTGGTGAACAAGGACCGGGCGACGCATGGCATCCGTTGTTCGGTTGAATCCACCGGGGGATCGGTCTTCAACGCCAACACCATCAAGGCCGGCGAACTTGATCTGGGCGTTGTGCAGTCCGACGTCGGCTTCAACGCCTACAACGGCGAAGGGCAATTCAAACAAGCGGGCCCGTTCACCAAGCTGCGCTCGGTATTTTCGATCCACCCCGAACCGTTCACGGTCGTGACGCGCAAGGACGCGAATATCAAGACCTTTGAAGACCTGAAGGGCAAGCGCTTCAACGTCGGCAACCCGGGTTCGGGCACGCGCTCGTCGATGGAAGAACTGCTGGCCACGATGGGCTGGACGATGAAGGACTTTGCGCTGGCGTCGGAATTGCGCCCGGACGAGCACGGCTCGGCGGTTTGCGATGGCAAGATCGACGGCTTCTTCTACGGCGTGGGCCACCCGTCGGCCAACATCCAGGACCCCACCACCAGTTGCGGCGCCAAGCTGGTGTCGCTGACCGGCCCGGCCGTGGACGCGCTGGTCAAAAAGTACCCCTATTACGCTTACGCCACCATTCCGGCCGGACTGTATCCGAACAACCCCAACGAGACCAAGACGTACGGCGTCACCGCCACGTTCGTCACGTCGGCCGACGTGCCGGATGCCACCGTCTACACCGTGGTCAAGGCGGTGTTCGACAACTTCGACGACTTCAAGAAACTGCATCCGGCATTCGCCAACCTGAAGCCCGCCGACATGGTGAAGAACGGCTTGTCGGCGCCCTTGCATCCGGGCGCTGAAAAGTACTTCAAGGAAAAAGGCCTGCTTTAA